One Gammaproteobacteria bacterium genomic window, AGAGTTGGCGATCGTCATGGAAACGGAGATCTGGCCAAACCTGTTTGCCGCCTGTCGCGACCGGGGCATCCCTCTGGTGTTGGCCAACGCCAGGCTTTCCGACCGCTCTTTGGCCGGTTACCGGCGCCTGCCCGCCTTGTTCCGGGAGACATTCGAGGCCGTGTCGCTGGTCGCAGCCCAGGACGATCAAAGCGCCAGCCGCTACCGGGAACTGGGCGTTCCGGCATCCAAGCTGCGGGTCACCGGCAATCTCAAATTCGATATCGCCTTTCCCCCGGACATGGAGGAAGACGCGCTCCGCCTGCGGCACGAACTCTTCGACGACCGGGTCGCCTGGATCGCCGCCAGCACCCACGAAGGAGAAGAGCGGCAGGTATTGCGGGCTTTCCGCCTGGTAGAGGCCGAGCATCCCGGGTCGCTGCTGATCCTGGCCCCGCGCCATCCCTGGCGCCAGAAACGGGTTTTGGAGGAATGCCGCCGTGCCGGATACCCGCGGGTCGTTTGCCGTAGTCAGGGTTCGCGCGGGCCACTTACGGAACCTGTGCTGTTGCTCGACACCCTGGGAGAACTGCCCTTGTTCTACGCCGCCTCCGAGGTGGCCTTCGTGGGCGGCAGCCTGGTTACGCACGGCGGACAGAATCCGCTGGAGCCCGCGGCCCTGGGGGTGCCGGTGATTGCCGGTCCGCATTATGCCAATTTTTCCTCGGTGGTCGGTTTGCTGCGCGAGGCGGGCGCCGCCTGGATCGTGTGCGACTACCGGGAGCTGGCGGGGCGGGTCTCTCAGTTGTTGGCAGACGAGGTATTGCGCCGCCTGGCCGGCGGCAACGGCCGGGAGATCGTCGCCCGTCATCGCGGCGCTGCCGACCGCCTGTTGCGGGAATTGCCGCTTGGGGAAGAACCGGAGGCCGCGGCATAGCGGCGCGACCTTGCGGGCCTGCCGCCGGTTGCGGGGATTGCGCGAGCTTGGGGGCATATGAGAATTATCGCGTATTTTGCCGGACGGTTGGGAATTCCGGTTGCCGCCGCTGGCAAGCGGCAGGAGGCCCTCGCCACAGCCACTGAAAAAAACTGCTGCAAGGAGGAATACGGTACAATCGGCGCATGAGGCCGTTCCCAGGCATGCACATTCCTCACCCGTTCCCTTATCAGGGCAGTAAGCGCAGCATTGCAAAGCATATTCTTCTGCATTTCCCCGGCAAAGTGGATTGTCTTATTGAGCCGTTCTGCGGCGCCGGTGCGGTTTCTATTGCCGCCGCCGCCCACGGGTTGGCGAAACGGGTTTTGCTCAATGATTTGAACAAACCGCTAATGGATTTGTGGCGGGAAATACTTGATAGGCCAAGTCGGTTAGCCAGTAAATATGAGAGGATGTGGCATGTACAACACCCGGACAGGAAAAATTACTTCTTGCGTATTCGGGACCAATTCAATTCTACCCATCAGCCGCACCATCTGCTTTATTTGCTTGCCCGAATCGTTAAAGGATCGGTAAGGTACAGCTCCGATGGGTCGTTTAACCAGAGCGCGGATAATCGGCGTTCGGGAATGCGTCCGAGCGCGATGAAGAAGAATATTATGGGTGTTTCCTATTTGCTGGCGAAAAAAACCGCTGTTTCCGCTATTGACTTTCGTGAAGCGGTAAAGAGGGCGAAAAAGGATGATTTGGTTTACATGGATCCACCGTACCAGGGAACGTCCTTCACGAGGGACCATAGATACTGTAATGGGCTTGCATACAATGATTTTGCAGATGCGCTGTCCGTAATGAATAAAAGCGATATTTCCTACATTATCAGTTATGACGGCATTACTGGAGAAAAAACGCATGGTAAAATTTTGCCCGGGAACCTTGCTCTAAAACATCTGTATATATGCGCGGGCAGATCAAGCCAGGCAACGCTTCTGGGAAGCAATGATGAGACGATCGAATCATTGTACCTGTCGCCAGCCTTGGTAGAGAGGTTGGAACAGGATGCGCCCAAAGTTATTAATAAGGCTAATTATAAGCAGCAAAAGCTTGTTTTTTCATGAGGAAATATCGCTATCCAACATGGTTTTTGAAACTATTGAAAAGCATCAAGGCAAAACGGCCGAAGACGGTAATTGAACATATTCTTAAGTATGGCCAGATAACTACAGAGGAACTTAAAGACATATACGGCTATAATCATC contains:
- a CDS encoding Dam family site-specific DNA-(adenine-N6)-methyltransferase, with the translated sequence MHIPHPFPYQGSKRSIAKHILLHFPGKVDCLIEPFCGAGAVSIAAAAHGLAKRVLLNDLNKPLMDLWREILDRPSRLASKYERMWHVQHPDRKNYFLRIRDQFNSTHQPHHLLYLLARIVKGSVRYSSDGSFNQSADNRRSGMRPSAMKKNIMGVSYLLAKKTAVSAIDFREAVKRAKKDDLVYMDPPYQGTSFTRDHRYCNGLAYNDFADALSVMNKSDISYIISYDGITGEKTHGKILPGNLALKHLYICAGRSSQATLLGSNDETIESLYLSPALVERLEQDAPKVINKANYKQQKLVFS
- a CDS encoding HNH endonuclease, yielding MRKYRYPTWFLKLLKSIKAKRPKTVIEHILKYGQITTEELKDIYGYNH
- the waaA gene encoding lipid IV(A) 3-deoxy-D-manno-octulosonic acid transferase; protein product: MSARRWYNLCAWCLLPVALLRLSLLGTRDRGYLHGWAERFGCPGRLRAPAAGRIWLHAVSVGEIQAARPLLQRLPERFPGRRLLVTTTTPSGARILARLGDAIDMDFAYLPFDLSFAVASFLDRCRPELAIVMETEIWPNLFAACRDRGIPLVLANARLSDRSLAGYRRLPALFRETFEAVSLVAAQDDQSASRYRELGVPASKLRVTGNLKFDIAFPPDMEEDALRLRHELFDDRVAWIAASTHEGEERQVLRAFRLVEAEHPGSLLILAPRHPWRQKRVLEECRRAGYPRVVCRSQGSRGPLTEPVLLLDTLGELPLFYAASEVAFVGGSLVTHGGQNPLEPAALGVPVIAGPHYANFSSVVGLLREAGAAWIVCDYRELAGRVSQLLADEVLRRLAGGNGREIVARHRGAADRLLRELPLGEEPEAAA